A genome region from Anopheles stephensi strain Indian chromosome 2, UCI_ANSTEP_V1.0, whole genome shotgun sequence includes the following:
- the LOC118506835 gene encoding ribosome production factor 2 homolog produces MASLRIKKPNTRRGKKALEEREPKTIENLKKTLIMEGRKCSNDIRQALRDLNLLKKPNSRMMRRNNDVTPFEDATLLEHLAKTNDCHLFLFGSSSKKRPNNLVMGRIYDEQILDMVEFGIDQYTALEKFKTEKISQFTKPVIIFNGYKWKLTEELRRIKSLLLDMFHIDHIDSIRLQGIEHVLSFTLTDDLTIMVRSYRIQLKKSGQRTPRIELLEMGPSLDLSVRRTKIASDNLYKVAMKQPAVLKAARRKNVTRDELGNVHGRVHVGKQDINALQTRKMKGLRKTAEEKRQEKLEKQKRNSASGEASMDEDMDGDSHGEGDADMDGDDGEE; encoded by the exons ATGGCTTCTTTGCGGATAAA GAAACCCAACACACGCCGGGGTAAGAAAGCTTTGGAAGAACGGGAACCCAAAACGATAGAGAATCTGAAGAAAACGCTCATTATGGAGGGACGCAAATGCTCGAACGATATACGACAGGCACTGAGGGATTTAAATTTGCTGAAGAAACCCAACTCGCGCATGATGAGACGAAACAATGATGTGACTCCGTTTGAAGATGCCACCCTACTGGAACA TTTGGCAAAAACGAACGATTGCCACCTGTTTCTGTTTGGCTCGTCGTCTAAAAAGCGCCCGAACAATCTGGTCATGGGCCGCATCTACGACGAACAGATACTGGATATGGTTGAGTTCGGCATCGATCAGTACACGGCGCTGGAAAAGTTCAAGACGGAAAAAATTTCACAGTTTACCAAGCCCGTCATCATCTTCAATGGTTACAAGTGGAAACTGACGGAGGAGCTGCGGCGCATCAAGAGCCTGCTGCTGGACATGTTCCACATTGATCACATCGATTCGATCCGGCTGCAGGGAATTGAACATGTGCTAAGCTTTACGCTGACCGATGATCTTACCATAATGGTGCGTTCGTACCGCATCCAGCTGAAGAAGAGTGGTCAGCGAACGCCCCGTATCGAGCTGCTTGAAATGGGCCCTTCGCTAGATCTGTCCGTGCGCCGTACCAAGATTGCCTCGGACAATCTGTACAAGGTGGCGATGAAACAGCCGGCTGTTCTGAAGGCGGCCAGGCGAAAGAACGTTACGCGTGACGAGCTGGGCAACGTGCACGGTAGGGTGCACGTTGGCAAGCAGGACATcaatgcgctgcagaccaGGAAGATGAAGGGTTTGCGAAAGACGGCTGAAGAGAAGCGGCAGGAGAAGCTGGAGAAGCAGAAACGGAATTCGGCAAGCGGGGAAGCTTCCATGGACGAGGATATGGACGGTGATTCGCATGGCGAGGGTGATGCGGATATGGACGGTGACGATGGTGAAGAgtga